AGATGTGTAGTAATATCAATTTTAAAGCACTATTTTGGTTTGATTTTATTTTTAATTGAGTATTTATTAGTATGCCGAGTGTCCTTCCGATGTTTGTATTGGCAAGGAACAAAGTTGTTACATAAACAATGTTAAAGGTTTATCAAAAAAAAATTATAGACAAAATTCAGAAAAACAGAAGAGGAGAGATTTGTTCGCGATTTATTTTTTGCACATTTCATCAAAGTCAGAGCAACAATAGTAATAAAAAAATTAGCAAAAAAAAAACAACAGTAAAAAAAGAAATTTACAGATTTTTTTTTCGTCACTAAGCTCAAGCTTTAAAAAATTAGAAAAAAAAAATGATGGACCTCCAGAAATCATTGAAAAAATCATTTTAATAAGTTTCAAAACAGAATCTCTGCAGTTTTGATGTGCATAATTGTTTGTTTGATGACATATTATTTGATTGTTTTGGGATGGAATATAAAGTTAATATGTTGTTTTGTTCCATTTAGTTATGTATATATGCTTTTCGATGTTATTGTTGTTACTATGTGAAAACTGAGAATGAGATGTTTGATTAGAGAGGAATTATATATGATTTCATTCAATACATGCAACACGAAAAAGTTTAAAAAGTTTAGTTACTTCTTTTAGTTTTATTCTTTGAAGAGAAAAATAATTTTCAGAAAAAACATTTGTATGCAGTTTGGTTCATCTTAATTTTCAGATTACATTTAAATTATTTGATATGGTAAGGTATGAAACTCAAGTAAAATTATGTTAGAAATGTAATACTTTAGTAATTTATAACACTATAAATTTATAAAAATATTTTCAAATACCCTGAGCGAAATTTCCAACCAATATATTTTATAATAAGTTCAGCAAATGCAAAAATAATTTACAAAAAATAATTATTAAAACACTAAAAATAAAGAAAATTTTATTATAAATTGAAAAACTAATATAAACTTAAACAAACATATATTATAAACATCATTTGTTGTTACATAATATATACTAGTTATTATTTATGATATTATTGAAACTATTTATATGTTAATTAAAAATATAAATTTTTATTATTTTATCACACTACATTTGATTTTTAATTGAGCTGGCTTGGAGGTGGATGTATTAATTTATTATCGTAAAAATTAGTTATTGTAATATTATTAAAATCTGATACTCTTACAAATATAAAATTATTAGTTATTCTTACTTTAGATCTTTTTCAAATATATAAAATTGAACTAGAAATCAAATAGGAAAATATAAATCATTGCATTTTCGTTAAATTTTTAATTTAATAATTTTGTGATCTCTAACAAAAAAATGTTAGTGCTCTTTTCAACTCAAACCAACAAAATTTAATAAAGTTTTGAATATAATTTTAGAATAAAAACAGATTATATTTATTTTTTTGAGTATAAAGTAAAATTTATAAAATTAAAATATTTTAATATAAATTTTTTTTAGTAGTAAGCAATAAAACAAATCTTACAGGTCGGGTCATGATTATACGCTCCAGATGTCTGCACTGGCACACCTTTAACAATAACTCTACATAACTGATGCTGCAGAGCAAGTACATGCCAAAAAAATCATTTTGAAAAAAATAGTTAATGAAAAGAAAAAATAAATAAGAACATTTATTTTTATATTCCACTTAAATCTCTCTGTCTCAGACTGTTCGTCTAGAGAGGACAAGTAGATTCGCTTTCCCAGCATCCAATAATTGTCATATAATTTTCTCGAGAAATAAGATTCTTGCCCAAGAAAATATAATCTTGATTTCATCCCTGCTAATTATTCAGAGCTTGTTCTTTTCTGCTTATAGAGGTAAGGAAATCAAAACATTATTTTTCTTTTTCTTTTTCTCTTCTTAGATATGAATCTTTTGGTTTAAGTATCTTAAATTTATAGACTTTACCTATTGCTATGAATCTTATAGAAATGGTTTTTACTTTTGATGATATTATCTCTCTGTCTCTAGGCTACTTATAGAACAGCTATAACTTCTTCTCTTTTATCTATTTATATACACATATAGATCTCTTTCACAAAAAACATTGATTGGTATCTTGTCCTAAATTAAGGGTTCTGAGACTGATTGATTGATTGATAATATAACTGAAAAAGAAGAAATTTTATCTTTTTCTTTATGTTAGTGTAAAAATTGGAATCTTATTATGTGAGATCAAGAGCTTATAGACAAGGTCAACGGGAGAAGCAGAATTAAACAGTCTTGTTAAATGTGACTTGTCTTGCATGTAGATTTAATATGCCCTCTTTTGTTTCTAACTGATATTGTTAATCTCAGGAACAAGACCAATCAAGATTTGGGCTTAATGGAATCAAGAATGGAAGGAGATGTGTTTTCTGGATATGGAGAGAGATACCAGATGGATGGCAAAGTGCTGCAGAATTTCCAGAAGAGATTTGTTCAGGTTCAATACATTTTGGAGCAAAACCGGCTTTTGATCAACGAGATCAATCAGAACCATGAGTCCAAACAAGCAGATCACTTGGGTCGAAATGTTCGTTTGATAAGAGAGCTCAATAACAATATCAGAACTGTGGCAAGTCTTTATGGTGATCTCTCTCATTCTTTCGCCAGATCAGTTGATGCTTCATCAGAAGGGGAGTCCACTGGGACCTTGAAATCTGATGGGAAGGCCAACAACCAAAAAAGATTTAGATCCGGGTAATGTTCTGTAGATTCGGTGCTAATTTGAGTGTGGATTTAAGTAATGACTTGCTGTTGAACAAAAAAGACATTAACAACTTCACTTCTGTAAGTTCTCTTGAAATGAGTTCATGTCTTTAATTCTGAGAATAAAAGGAAGTTCATCTTTATTAATTAGACTGATCATGTGTAGAGTATGTGCTTTCTTTTGTTCTAGATTTGACTTCAGACCTTTTGTTGTTGTTGTTGTTGCAGTAACTAAAAAGATTAGAAATGTTCATATAATCACATTGACCTTGATTTTAGCTCAAATGAAGTATGAAACTAAGAAAAAGGAAAAAAGAATTGAACTGTACTATAATGTGATCTAACAAAAGAAGTTCATAAAAGAGATTAAAAGATGATGATCACTGTTGCCTATGTGCTTGCATGATCCTTAAAGTCAAAAAGACAACATAAACTTGTAGTTTTAGCTTAGTTAGGTCACATTATTCCTCCAAGTTGATTTACAACACAAAGCTTCTTTATTTCCTCCTATCCTTTTTATTTTATTTATTTATTTTTGGCTTTTCGACAAGAGAATCCAGCCAACCTTTTAGTTCACTTCATGTATTGGTATTGCACTTTTTTTCTAATATTCAAATTTCTTGGCTCACACTTCCAATCAACTTTCTTGTGGATATCTTATTAAATTACAATAATGTAGGGATGTAAATAGTAGGGCCCCCATGCTTCGGTAAAGATCTCATGCTTGCTATAATACTCATGGTACTTTCTTCTAACAGAAAATAAAATCAAATAATTTGAATTTGTATAATACTATAATAGGAGGAAAAAATGTATCGAAAGACCCATATCAAATATGCAGGAGTTTCTTCTCTCCTCAACATAAAGATGTTTATAGACAATGATGATCTCTAACGTCATATTCATCTCACTTCAAATCTTTACTTCTTTTCACCCTGTCTCTGCATCACTTTCATGAACTGTCCTTCCCAGTCAGAAACAGCCTCTGCTCCATGCAAACCTTACAGAATTAAAAGCCTCATAAATAGTAATGGTTCTTTGTACTGGCAGCAGCATCAGTAAAACTTGTTACTTCTTTACCAACTCATAGAAATACAAAAAAAAAATTGTTATCAATCCTATTGGTGGGATCACACCTAGAGCTTCAACACACAAACGAGCAGCGTCTTCCTTTGGCTGCAGCACCCTGCTTCATAAAAAACTTTATGTTGCTGAAACCAAGCGGTGAAGTTCAACATATGTTTGGTCTGATCAATTAGTAGATGACTTTACCGCTGCTTTCATAAACAGACAACTGCAGCTTCATTAAACCTCCAAATTTGCAAGAGAAAGCCAATAATTTTAATACTAGTTCGAATTTGGAACCATGTCAACTTCATGCAGATGCATGCTTCCACAGCCTTTCTTTTGTATTTCACAAGGGATTTAACCCGAGTCCCTTTCACAATCAGTTGCAGTATAATCATCTACGTCACATCTCTACATTTAGCTTCTGAGACTTGATTCGAACAATAGAATAGTAAAAAGGCCCCTTGGCTGAGGAGATACGAAGGTAGAGAAGCAAAGATAAGGTTTCTTCCTCCTCACGTTACTACTGTAATCTTCCTAACAATTCAATGTAACCCTCTAGAAGAGAAAGAGTGACTTTAAACCAGGATAAGATTATTATCTCATTCTTTCTCTTTCTGCAAGGTGTCCAAAGTCAATACCTACCTTTCATTTTGCAAGTTGCAACCTTATCTTAAACGTTATTATGGTGGTGTTATGTGGTTCTGATAAAGTTTGAGACTTTCTTCATCTATATCACAGTTGATAGATTGTTTTGCTCATTTAGTAGTACTTATTTACTTCTCTTTTTTTTGGTGATAAATGTTTTTCTTTCATTCTATATTAGCTTACCTAGTGATGATACTATGATGTAGCTTGTTCTTACTTGATATATATTAAGCTACCACTAGTGGTAGTAGTAGTAGTCATCGTTCTTGGTTTAGATTATTCTTTTTGTAAAAATTGTTTCTTATTAAACTAAGCCTCATAGCATTGATCCATCTCTAGTTTATCCTTACACCAGATTTGATGGTGTGTGAGGATCCAGGGACAATGCTTACATTGAAAGTGGAGTTTAATAGTCTCTCGGAGCTCTCTATGTCCAAGTTCTTGGGAGTTCGGAAGCTCCTTACATTGTTCACAAACACACATGTCGTTCTTTATCATTGACTCTCTGTTTTGTCTCTTTTTAATAAACAAGCACTTCCATCTCAACTACTTAAGATTTCCTACTAGACTTCTTTTCCAAAAATAGCACATTCTGTTCATCTGCAGTTTATATTTCAGTCTAAGATTAGGTCTGATGCTTTTTTTTATCAAAAGGGTTTGATGCTTAATAAATGTTTAGGTTGAAGAATTAAATCACATTGATGGTTGTTTGTTGGGCTATCTAAACACATTCATTGCTAAGTATTTGGAGTAAGTCTCTTGACCTAGTAAAGATCTTCACATGTTTATGAAAAGAAATACACTAATTATCTTGATGCGGTTGCTTTTACCTCCTGATGGGTTTGTGCTTTAGCCTTTGAAAGTTGCAGCAGCAAACAGGGCATTTTTTTTTTCAATAATGGAGATCTGAAGGATCAATGACATTAGCTACCAAAAAATGTTTGTACAGTGTGGTTTAGTTTGTAAAATTTATAGAAGACAATTATGTATAACTTAACCACAATTAAATCTGGAGTAACAGAAATACCCACCTACCTGCCTACTCCATGAAAAGTTCATTTCGTTTTCCAAACTCTTAGACGGCGGGTAATCCTAGTTTGGATGTACTGAACGACACGGTGTTTTTATACACGTGACACAAAACTCATTCTGTTTTGGGATTATTAAGACATCGAAAGCATGCAACATTTGAGATAACAATGTGTTATCACCGTAATGAGTCTTAAAATCTTTAAAGAAATAAGTTAGTTCATCTAAATATATAATAAGCTTTTTATTAAAGTAACCATAAATTCATTATTAATGTTTTTCATTCTTTCCTTACATAAAAATTACGGAATTGACAAATGTGACTAAAGTATATATGAAAATGAATGATTTTGAATAATAAAAATTTGATAAAAATTAGTGTATTCTCTATCATATTTTTTTAATTTTAAATTAATAAATACACTAAACAACTACATTAATCATATAATAAATAATTAGATTTTCTGTACATATTATATTTTGATTTTTTAAAAAACAAATATAAATTATTAAAACTGTTAAAGTCTAACATTCAAATTTTTGTGATCCATGGTTTTATTTTTTTGTTATGATAAAATACAAAAGATTACAAAATCATATAAATAAGAAGTCTCATTTAATAAACAATAAGTGCAAAAGATATATTAATATCGTTTAAATTAATCTATATACCATATAAAATACATTAATATTTTAATTTTGAAATTTGCTTTGAACAGTTTTTTTGGTAAAATCTTTGAACAAATATTTACAACTTAATATTTAAATTTTAAACTTAGCCTTGATTTAAAAAAAAAATTTACTAAAACTATCAATCACTCAATGAAAATTTTGTTATCAATGATTTAAATTTTTTGTTATATAAATATACAAATGATCAAAAAAACTTATTGAGTAGAAAGCATCATTTAATATATATCAATATTAAAAATACACTATATATATGTTAATGTCATTTAAATTTAATTATATACCGTAAAAATAGAAAAGTGATTGTTTGGATTAATGGAATTTATTTATGTTCACAACGATTTAATTATATACTCTCTCTGTTCCAAAATAGTTGATGTTTTGGATGAAAGCACATGAATTAAGACATACACTTTTTCCTAAAAAATAACATTAAAAATATAAAATAAAACTAATTTAAACAATCATCAAAAATATTATAAAACATTATTGGTCACACAGTAATCAATAAAGTTAAAATTAATATAAAATATCAAAAGATCATGTATTTCGAAACATCAAAAACACTTTAAAACATCATCTATTTAGGAACGGAGAGAGTATGTAATAGTTATTAATTTTTTTAATTATTCAATATATATTTATTATTTCATAAATATGTAAAAGAACATATAATACATAAAAATAATATATATAATGTTCATTCGCGCAAAGCGTGGATCTTAATCTAGTAAGTTTCATAAGTCATAAACTCATAAGCTAATGTATTCCTAAACTCCCTAAATAAAGATTTGATAAGAGTACTTAATAAAAACGCTTTCGAGTCCGGGCTTAGTTTAACCGCTTTTCCATTTCTCTGGCGACTTGGTCAATTTCCCGGTGGTAAACATTACAATTATCACAGGTCTTTTCTTTATGTAGCTTTGATTTCGCTCTTTCTTGATTTGTTTTGGCTTATTCTTCTGTGTTACATTCGAAATTCGATAAGAGTATTGCCAAAATTTTCAGTTGACAGTGAAAACTGCAAAGCCTCTTCCTTTGTCAATTACTAATTGTGTAGAATTTCAAGATGTGGAGTTAAAGTTTTTCCAGTGTTTTCTTTCCTCTTAAAAAACCTTATTTCATGTTTAAAAATAGTTACTTTGAGACTCTTTTTGTACTGTTCTTTGTTTGATGGTATTTACTTGAATGTGAAACAAATCTAGTTAAGGGATTTTTTATGTGAAATGTACATAGAATTGGTAAAAGGGGGTGCATATAGTAATAATCTATATCTCCCTGTGTAGAGGATTTATCTCTTCACCTAGAAGCTTATAGTAGTTCGTATT
This genomic interval from Brassica oleracea var. oleracea cultivar TO1000 chromosome C2, BOL, whole genome shotgun sequence contains the following:
- the LOC106323694 gene encoding LOW QUALITY PROTEIN: uncharacterized protein LOC106323694 (The sequence of the model RefSeq protein was modified relative to this genomic sequence to represent the inferred CDS: inserted 1 base in 1 codon; deleted 1 base in 1 codon; substituted 2 bases at 2 genomic stop codons) yields the protein MILIALIHLXFILTPXFDGVXGSRDNAYIESGVNSLSELSMSKFLGVRKLLTLFTNTHVVLYH
- the LOC106325252 gene encoding protein ELF4-LIKE 2-like → MESRMEGDVFSGYGERYQMDGKVLQNFQKRFVQVQYILEQNRLLINEINQNHESKQADHLGRNVRLIRELNNNIRTVASLYGDLSHSFARSVDASSEGESTGTLKSDGKANNQKRFRSG